One window of Siniperca chuatsi isolate FFG_IHB_CAS linkage group LG19, ASM2008510v1, whole genome shotgun sequence genomic DNA carries:
- the myom1b gene encoding myomesin-1 isoform X9, whose product MSGSIPFYQKHHRHYDRGYRRRETESKVSQYQASSRYTAGSSTSATSRNTGLKVSSHSGLEASRLSPVPKRAKPTYLAVDRENQIIGYVVPIFRGSQEFATGFSNTEEARVRDTAAYMARRDLFTSGLEMERSEQISRKEAMRESAERISLNKRIHEHEEHFKRMNEDSLMHPPEFVIKPRSHTVWEKQCVRLHCTVSGWPDPRVVWYKNNVAIDPLSNAGKYKLESRYNVHSLEINRCDFDDTAQYRVSAMNSKGELSAFASVVVKRFKGEFDEYLPAPRRASTEDGPVSEYGITFQTHIVDKFGVSFGREGETMSLGCTVIIYPNLHRYQPEIEWYRDNVLLSPSKWNHIHWSGDRATLTLTHLNKEDEGLYTLRVTTKSGYETYSAYIFVRDADAEVEGAPGAPLDVRCLDANKDYIIVTWKQPAIDGGNSILGYFVDRCEVGTTHWIQCNDTPVKFARFPVTGLVEGRSYTFRVRAVNKSGMSRPSRVSEPVAAMDPADRARMRGTSAPWTGQIIVTEEEPAEGIVPGRPLDLQVTEATKNYVVLSWKPPGEKGLEGVMYYVEKCVSGTDSWQRVNTEIPVKSPRFALFDLAEGKSYSFRVRCCNAAGVGEPSDPTEATTVGDKLDIPSAPGKVVPTRNTDTSVVVSWEASREAKELVGYYIEGSVVGSNVWEPCNNKPVNATRFICHGLMTGEKYVFKVRAVNAAGLSQFSQESEPVEVKAAIASPTPPYGITVLECVRDSMVLAWKQPTFIGGADITGYFVDYREVIDGVPGKWHEANIKAVSERAYRVSDLKENRKYQFQVRAANMAGVGIPSLPSDTFLCEEWTIAVPGPPHDLQIREVRSDSLVLLWKPPVYQGRDPVNGFYIDIKEADAPEEAWRGVNNKATEKTYIKIKNLKEGETFVFRVRAQNKAGVGKTSDVTEPVPALTKPGTKEIVVDVDDNGIISLNFECCDMTPDSKFVWSKNYEEMTDSSRLTMETKGNKSKAVFNTPGEEDIGVYSCLVTHTDGASSSYTLSEEELKRLLEISHDHKFPIIPLKSELAVELLEKGKVRFWLQTAQMSANGKVDYVFNDNVLSQGEKYKMNFDKNTGVIEMVMESLTPADEGTFTFQLQDGKATNQSSLVLIGDVFKELQKESEFQRKEWIRKQGPHFIEYLGYEVTAECCVILKCKVGNIKKETSALWYKDGREIKADEHLGFTEGVLKLEIAQISKKDSGVYEVVLKDDRGKDTSKLNLTDQGFKDLMNEVFSFIANSSTPLKITSTDDGIRLYTFVSYYNDLLQVTWHYKDSAIAFSDRIKSGVVGEQLWLQITEPTEKDMGKYAIEFNDGKGGLRRTVELSGQAFDDAFAEFKRLKAAAIAERNRARVAGGLPDVVTIQEGKALNLTCNISGDPMPEVTWLKNDRELTSDDHCILKFESGKFASFTITAVNTSDSGKYSILVKNKYGTESGDFTVSVFIPEEAGGKKK is encoded by the exons ATGTCTGGATCTATACCGTTCTACCAGAAGCACCATCGCCACTATGACCGTGGCTACCGTAGAAGGGAGACAGAGTCTAAAGTGAGCCAGTACCAGGCCAGCAGCAGATATACTGCTGGCAGCAGCACGTCCGCCACCAGCAGGAACACGGG ACTTAAAGTGTCTTCACATTCTGGGCTGGAGGCGAGCAGACTGAGCCCTGTACCCAAGAGAGCCAAGCCAACTTACTTGGCTGTGGATAGAGAGAACCAAATCATCGGCTATGTAGTGCCTATCTTCAGGGGCAG TCAAGAGTTTGCTACAGGATTTTCGAATACAGAAGAAGCAAGGGTGAGGGACACTGCTGCATACATGGCTCGCAGGGATTTGTTCACCAGTGGCCTGGAGATGGAGAGGTCAGAGCAGATCTCCAGGAAGGAGGCCATGCGCGAGTCAGCTGAACGCATCTCTCTGAACAAAAGG ATCCATGAACACGAGGAACACTTTAAGCGCATGAACGAAGACAGCCTGATGCACCCCCCAGAGTTTGTGATTAAACCACGCTCCCACACTGTGTGGGAGAAACAGTGTGTGCGGCTGCATTGCACTGTCAGTGGTTGGCCTGACCCACGGGTCGTCTG GTACAAAAACAATGTGGCAATTGACCCTCTTTCCAATGCTGGCAAGTATAAACTTGAGAGCAGATACAACGTGCACTCACTGGAGATTAACAG ATGTGATTTTGACGACACAGCGCAGTATCGTGTCTCTGCCATGAACTCCAAGGGAGAGCTGTCTGCATTTGCCTCCGTCGTTGTTAAGA GGTTCAAAGGTGAATTTGATGAGTACCTGCCAGCACCCAGAC GGGCCAGTACTGAAG atggCCCAGTGTCTGAGTATGGCATCACCTTCCAGACTCACATTGTTGATAAGTTTGGTGTGTCGTTTGGAAGAGAGGGTGAGACCATGAGTCTGGGATGTACGGTCATCATTTACCCTAACCTGCACCGCTACCAGCCAGAGATCGAGTGGTACAGAGACA ATGTTCTGCTGTCTCCTTCTAAATGGAACCACATCCACTGGAGTGGAGATCGAGCCACACTGACGCTCACACACCTCAACAAAGAGGACGAGGGGCTGTACACCCTGCGTGTCACCACCAAGTCCGGATATGAAACATACTCAGCCTATATCTTTGTCAGAG ATGCTGATGCTGAGGTTGAGGGAGCTCCCGGTGCCCCTCTGGATGTGCGCTGTCTGGATGCCAATAAAGATTACATTATTGTCACCTGGAAGCAGCCAGCTATTGATGGTGGCAACTCCATCTTGGGCTACTTTGTGGACAG ATGTGAGGTTGGAACCACCCACTGGATCCAGTGCAATGACACTCCGGTTAAGTTTGCCCGTTTCCCCGTCACTGGCCTGGTGGAGGGCCGCTCCTATACTTTCCGTGTGCGTGCCGTCAACAAGAGTGGCATGAGCCGCCCGTCCCGAGTCTCTGAGCCGGTGGCTGCCATGGACCCGGCTGACCGCGCCCGCATGAGAG GTACCTCTGCTCCCTGGACCGGCCAAATCATTGTCACAGAGGAGGAGCCTGCAG AGGGCATTGTTCCTGGCAGACCTCTTGACCTGCAGGTGACAGAGGCAACCAAGAACTATGTGGTGCTAAGCTGGAAGCCACCTGGAGAGAAAGGCCTTGAGGGTGTCATGTACTACGTGGAAAAG tgtgtctCAGGCACAGACAGCTGGCAGAGGGTGAACACAGAGATCCCAGTCAAGTCTCCTCGCTTTGCGCTGTTTGATCTCGCCGAGGGGAAATCCTACAGCTTCCGCGTCCGCTGCTGCAACGCCGCTGGTGTCGGCGAGCCATCTGACCCAACTGAGGCCACCACTGTTGGCGACAAGCTTg ATATCCCATCTGCCCCAGGCAAAGTTGTCCCTaccagaaacacagacacatcagTCGTTGTGTCTTGGGAAGCGTCCCGTGAGGCCAAAGAGTTGGTGGGTTACTACATTGAGGGGAGTGTGGTAGGCAGTAACGTGTGGGAGCCATGCAACAACAAGCCTGTAAATGCTACCAG GTTCATCTGCCATGGTCTGATGACAGGAGAGAAATACGTGTTCAAGGTGAGGGCAGTGAACGCAGCAGGGCTCAGCCAGTTCTCCCAGGAGTCTGAGCCTGTGGAGGTGAAGGCGGCTATTG CCTCCCCTACTCCACCCTATGGCATCACTGTCCTGGAGTGTGTGCGCGACTCCATGGTGCTGGCCTGGAAACAGCCAACCTTCATCGGGGGTGCTGACATCACCGGCTACTTTGTGGATTACCGTGAGGTCATCGATGGCGTGCCGGGGAAGTGGCACGAGGCCAACATCAAGGCTGTCAGCGAGAGGGCCTACAGG GTGTCTGACCTGAAGGAGAACAGGAAGTACCAGTTCCAGGTGCGGGCAGCCAACATGGCAGGTGTCGGCATCCCGTCACTGCCCAGTGACACTTTCCTGTGCGAGGAGTGGACCATCGCTGTGCCAG GACCTCCTCATGACCTGCAGATAAGAGAGGTGCGAAGCGATTCTCTGGTGTTGCTGTGGAAACCACCTGTGTACCAGGGCCGTGATCCAGTCAACGGGTTCTACATCGACATCAAGGAAGCGGACGCACCAGAGGAGGCGTGGAGAGGAGTCAACAATAAGGCTACGGAGAAGACTTACATCAAG ATTAAGAATCTGAAGGAAGGAGAGACGTTTGTGTTCCGTGTGCGCGCTCAGAATAAAGCCGGCGTTGGAAAAACCTCAGACGTGACAGAGCCGGTCCCAGCTCTGACCAAACCAG GCACCAAGGAGATAGTTGTGGACGTTGATGATAACGGTATCATCTCCCTGAACTTTGAATGCTGTGACATGACCCCCGACTCCAAATTTGTGTGGTCCAAGAATTACGAGGAAATGACAGACTCATCCCGCCTGACCATGGAGACCAAGGGAAACAA gtCCAAAGCTGTTTTCAACACTCCTGGGGAGGAGGACATTGGCGTTTACTCCTGTCTTGTTACCCACACTGATGGTGCTTCATCCAGCTACACTCTCTCTGAGGAAG AGTTGAAGAGGCTGCTGGAGATCAGTCATGACCACAAATTCCCCA TTATTCCCCTGAAGTCAGAGTTGGCTGTAGAGCTGCTGGAGAAGGGCAAAGTTCGCTTTTGGCTGCAGACGGCGCAGATGTCAGCTAACGGCAAAGTAGATTACGTCTTCAATGATAACGTTCTCTCTCAGGGGGAG AAATACAAGATGAACTTCGACAAGAACACAGGTGTGATTGAGATGGTCATGGAGTCTCTGACCCCGGCAGATGAGGGCACCTTCACCTTCCAGTTGCAGGATGGGAAAGCTACCAACCAGTCCAGCTTGGTACTGATAGGAGACG TGTTCAAGGAGCTGCAGAAGGAATCAGAGTTCCAGAGGAAAGAATGGATCAGAAAGCAAG GTCCTCACTTTATCGAGTATTTGGGTTATGAGGTGACAGCAGAGTGCTGCGTTATACTGAAATGCAAG GTTGGCAACATAAAGAAGGAGACCTCAGCGTTGTGGTACAAAGACGGACGCGAGATCAAAGCAGACGAGCATCTGGGCTTCACCGAGGGAGTGCTGAAACTAGAAATTGCTCAG ATCTCCAAGAAGGATTCTGGTGTGTACGAGGTTGTTCTGAAGGATGACAGAGGAAAGGACACTTCCAAATTGAATTTGACAGATCAAG GTTTCAAAGACTTGATGAATGAAGTTTTCAGTTTCATCG CCAATTCCTCCACTCCGCTGAAGATCACAAGCACAGATGACGGCATCCGACTCTACACCTTCGTCAGCTACTATAACGATTTACTCCAAGTGACATGGCACTACAA GGATTCAGCCATCGCCTTCTCTGACCGTATAAAGAGTGGTGTGGTGGGAGAGCAGCTGTGGCTGCAGATCACAGAGCccacagagaaagacatggGCAAATATGCCATTGAGTTCAACGATGGAAAAGGTGGCCTGAGGAGGACTGTTGAGCTGTCTGGTCAAG catTTGATGATGCTTTTGCAGAATTCAAGAGACTCAA AGCTGCTGCTATTGCAGAGAGAA ATCGTGCTCGAGTAGCAGGAGGCCTGCCTGATGTGGTCACTATACAGGAGGGCAAG GCCCTCAATCTCACCTGCAACATTTCGGGCGACCCCATGCCAGAGGTCACCTGGCTGAAAAACGACAGGGAGCTCACGTCCGACGACCACTGCATCCTGAAGTTTGAGTCAGGCAAGTTTGCAAGCTTCACCATCACCGCTGTGAACACGTCGGACTCTGGCAAGTACAGCATCCTGGTGAAGAACAAGTACGGCACAGAGAGCGGGGACTTCACCGTAAGTGTCTTCATCCCTGAAGAGGCGGGCggcaagaaaaaataa
- the myom1b gene encoding myomesin-1 isoform X8 encodes MSGSIPFYQKHHRHYDRGYRRRETESKVSQYQASSRYTAGSSTSATSRNTGLKVSSHSGLEASRLSPVPKRAKPTYLAVDRENQIIGYVVPIFRGSQEFATGFSNTEEARVRDTAAYMARRDLFTSGLEMERSEQISRKEAMRESAERISLNKRIHEHEEHFKRMNEDSLMHPPEFVIKPRSHTVWEKQCVRLHCTVSGWPDPRVVWYKNNVAIDPLSNAGKYKLESRYNVHSLEINRCDFDDTAQYRVSAMNSKGELSAFASVVVKRFKGEFDEYLPAPRRASTEDGPVSEYGITFQTHIVDKFGVSFGREGETMSLGCTVIIYPNLHRYQPEIEWYRDNVLLSPSKWNHIHWSGDRATLTLTHLNKEDEGLYTLRVTTKSGYETYSAYIFVRDADAEVEGAPGAPLDVRCLDANKDYIIVTWKQPAIDGGNSILGYFVDRCEVGTTHWIQCNDTPVKFARFPVTGLVEGRSYTFRVRAVNKSGMSRPSRVSEPVAAMDPADRARMRGTSAPWTGQIIVTEEEPAEGIVPGRPLDLQVTEATKNYVVLSWKPPGEKGLEGVMYYVEKCVSGTDSWQRVNTEIPVKSPRFALFDLAEGKSYSFRVRCCNAAGVGEPSDPTEATTVGDKLDIPSAPGKVVPTRNTDTSVVVSWEASREAKELVGYYIEGSVVGSNVWEPCNNKPVNATRFICHGLMTGEKYVFKVRAVNAAGLSQFSQESEPVEVKAAIGGGIPHASPTPPYGITVLECVRDSMVLAWKQPTFIGGADITGYFVDYREVIDGVPGKWHEANIKAVSERAYRVSDLKENRKYQFQVRAANMAGVGIPSLPSDTFLCEEWTIAVPGPPHDLQIREVRSDSLVLLWKPPVYQGRDPVNGFYIDIKEADAPEEAWRGVNNKATEKTYIKIKNLKEGETFVFRVRAQNKAGVGKTSDVTEPVPALTKPGTKEIVVDVDDNGIISLNFECCDMTPDSKFVWSKNYEEMTDSSRLTMETKGNKSKAVFNTPGEEDIGVYSCLVTHTDGASSSYTLSEEELKRLLEISHDHKFPIIPLKSELAVELLEKGKVRFWLQTAQMSANGKVDYVFNDNVLSQGEKYKMNFDKNTGVIEMVMESLTPADEGTFTFQLQDGKATNQSSLVLIGDVFKELQKESEFQRKEWIRKQGPHFIEYLGYEVTAECCVILKCKVGNIKKETSALWYKDGREIKADEHLGFTEGVLKLEIAQISKKDSGVYEVVLKDDRGKDTSKLNLTDQGFKDLMNEVFSFIANSSTPLKITSTDDGIRLYTFVSYYNDLLQVTWHYKDSAIAFSDRIKSGVVGEQLWLQITEPTEKDMGKYAIEFNDGKGGLRRTVELSGQAFDDAFAEFKRLKAAAIAERNRARVAGGLPDVVTIQEGKALNLTCNISGDPMPEVTWLKNDRELTSDDHCILKFESGKFASFTITAVNTSDSGKYSILVKNKYGTESGDFTVSVFIPEEAGGKKK; translated from the exons ATGTCTGGATCTATACCGTTCTACCAGAAGCACCATCGCCACTATGACCGTGGCTACCGTAGAAGGGAGACAGAGTCTAAAGTGAGCCAGTACCAGGCCAGCAGCAGATATACTGCTGGCAGCAGCACGTCCGCCACCAGCAGGAACACGGG ACTTAAAGTGTCTTCACATTCTGGGCTGGAGGCGAGCAGACTGAGCCCTGTACCCAAGAGAGCCAAGCCAACTTACTTGGCTGTGGATAGAGAGAACCAAATCATCGGCTATGTAGTGCCTATCTTCAGGGGCAG TCAAGAGTTTGCTACAGGATTTTCGAATACAGAAGAAGCAAGGGTGAGGGACACTGCTGCATACATGGCTCGCAGGGATTTGTTCACCAGTGGCCTGGAGATGGAGAGGTCAGAGCAGATCTCCAGGAAGGAGGCCATGCGCGAGTCAGCTGAACGCATCTCTCTGAACAAAAGG ATCCATGAACACGAGGAACACTTTAAGCGCATGAACGAAGACAGCCTGATGCACCCCCCAGAGTTTGTGATTAAACCACGCTCCCACACTGTGTGGGAGAAACAGTGTGTGCGGCTGCATTGCACTGTCAGTGGTTGGCCTGACCCACGGGTCGTCTG GTACAAAAACAATGTGGCAATTGACCCTCTTTCCAATGCTGGCAAGTATAAACTTGAGAGCAGATACAACGTGCACTCACTGGAGATTAACAG ATGTGATTTTGACGACACAGCGCAGTATCGTGTCTCTGCCATGAACTCCAAGGGAGAGCTGTCTGCATTTGCCTCCGTCGTTGTTAAGA GGTTCAAAGGTGAATTTGATGAGTACCTGCCAGCACCCAGAC GGGCCAGTACTGAAG atggCCCAGTGTCTGAGTATGGCATCACCTTCCAGACTCACATTGTTGATAAGTTTGGTGTGTCGTTTGGAAGAGAGGGTGAGACCATGAGTCTGGGATGTACGGTCATCATTTACCCTAACCTGCACCGCTACCAGCCAGAGATCGAGTGGTACAGAGACA ATGTTCTGCTGTCTCCTTCTAAATGGAACCACATCCACTGGAGTGGAGATCGAGCCACACTGACGCTCACACACCTCAACAAAGAGGACGAGGGGCTGTACACCCTGCGTGTCACCACCAAGTCCGGATATGAAACATACTCAGCCTATATCTTTGTCAGAG ATGCTGATGCTGAGGTTGAGGGAGCTCCCGGTGCCCCTCTGGATGTGCGCTGTCTGGATGCCAATAAAGATTACATTATTGTCACCTGGAAGCAGCCAGCTATTGATGGTGGCAACTCCATCTTGGGCTACTTTGTGGACAG ATGTGAGGTTGGAACCACCCACTGGATCCAGTGCAATGACACTCCGGTTAAGTTTGCCCGTTTCCCCGTCACTGGCCTGGTGGAGGGCCGCTCCTATACTTTCCGTGTGCGTGCCGTCAACAAGAGTGGCATGAGCCGCCCGTCCCGAGTCTCTGAGCCGGTGGCTGCCATGGACCCGGCTGACCGCGCCCGCATGAGAG GTACCTCTGCTCCCTGGACCGGCCAAATCATTGTCACAGAGGAGGAGCCTGCAG AGGGCATTGTTCCTGGCAGACCTCTTGACCTGCAGGTGACAGAGGCAACCAAGAACTATGTGGTGCTAAGCTGGAAGCCACCTGGAGAGAAAGGCCTTGAGGGTGTCATGTACTACGTGGAAAAG tgtgtctCAGGCACAGACAGCTGGCAGAGGGTGAACACAGAGATCCCAGTCAAGTCTCCTCGCTTTGCGCTGTTTGATCTCGCCGAGGGGAAATCCTACAGCTTCCGCGTCCGCTGCTGCAACGCCGCTGGTGTCGGCGAGCCATCTGACCCAACTGAGGCCACCACTGTTGGCGACAAGCTTg ATATCCCATCTGCCCCAGGCAAAGTTGTCCCTaccagaaacacagacacatcagTCGTTGTGTCTTGGGAAGCGTCCCGTGAGGCCAAAGAGTTGGTGGGTTACTACATTGAGGGGAGTGTGGTAGGCAGTAACGTGTGGGAGCCATGCAACAACAAGCCTGTAAATGCTACCAG GTTCATCTGCCATGGTCTGATGACAGGAGAGAAATACGTGTTCAAGGTGAGGGCAGTGAACGCAGCAGGGCTCAGCCAGTTCTCCCAGGAGTCTGAGCCTGTGGAGGTGAAGGCGGCTATTG GGGGCGGCATCCCTCATG CCTCCCCTACTCCACCCTATGGCATCACTGTCCTGGAGTGTGTGCGCGACTCCATGGTGCTGGCCTGGAAACAGCCAACCTTCATCGGGGGTGCTGACATCACCGGCTACTTTGTGGATTACCGTGAGGTCATCGATGGCGTGCCGGGGAAGTGGCACGAGGCCAACATCAAGGCTGTCAGCGAGAGGGCCTACAGG GTGTCTGACCTGAAGGAGAACAGGAAGTACCAGTTCCAGGTGCGGGCAGCCAACATGGCAGGTGTCGGCATCCCGTCACTGCCCAGTGACACTTTCCTGTGCGAGGAGTGGACCATCGCTGTGCCAG GACCTCCTCATGACCTGCAGATAAGAGAGGTGCGAAGCGATTCTCTGGTGTTGCTGTGGAAACCACCTGTGTACCAGGGCCGTGATCCAGTCAACGGGTTCTACATCGACATCAAGGAAGCGGACGCACCAGAGGAGGCGTGGAGAGGAGTCAACAATAAGGCTACGGAGAAGACTTACATCAAG ATTAAGAATCTGAAGGAAGGAGAGACGTTTGTGTTCCGTGTGCGCGCTCAGAATAAAGCCGGCGTTGGAAAAACCTCAGACGTGACAGAGCCGGTCCCAGCTCTGACCAAACCAG GCACCAAGGAGATAGTTGTGGACGTTGATGATAACGGTATCATCTCCCTGAACTTTGAATGCTGTGACATGACCCCCGACTCCAAATTTGTGTGGTCCAAGAATTACGAGGAAATGACAGACTCATCCCGCCTGACCATGGAGACCAAGGGAAACAA gtCCAAAGCTGTTTTCAACACTCCTGGGGAGGAGGACATTGGCGTTTACTCCTGTCTTGTTACCCACACTGATGGTGCTTCATCCAGCTACACTCTCTCTGAGGAAG AGTTGAAGAGGCTGCTGGAGATCAGTCATGACCACAAATTCCCCA TTATTCCCCTGAAGTCAGAGTTGGCTGTAGAGCTGCTGGAGAAGGGCAAAGTTCGCTTTTGGCTGCAGACGGCGCAGATGTCAGCTAACGGCAAAGTAGATTACGTCTTCAATGATAACGTTCTCTCTCAGGGGGAG AAATACAAGATGAACTTCGACAAGAACACAGGTGTGATTGAGATGGTCATGGAGTCTCTGACCCCGGCAGATGAGGGCACCTTCACCTTCCAGTTGCAGGATGGGAAAGCTACCAACCAGTCCAGCTTGGTACTGATAGGAGACG TGTTCAAGGAGCTGCAGAAGGAATCAGAGTTCCAGAGGAAAGAATGGATCAGAAAGCAAG GTCCTCACTTTATCGAGTATTTGGGTTATGAGGTGACAGCAGAGTGCTGCGTTATACTGAAATGCAAG GTTGGCAACATAAAGAAGGAGACCTCAGCGTTGTGGTACAAAGACGGACGCGAGATCAAAGCAGACGAGCATCTGGGCTTCACCGAGGGAGTGCTGAAACTAGAAATTGCTCAG ATCTCCAAGAAGGATTCTGGTGTGTACGAGGTTGTTCTGAAGGATGACAGAGGAAAGGACACTTCCAAATTGAATTTGACAGATCAAG GTTTCAAAGACTTGATGAATGAAGTTTTCAGTTTCATCG CCAATTCCTCCACTCCGCTGAAGATCACAAGCACAGATGACGGCATCCGACTCTACACCTTCGTCAGCTACTATAACGATTTACTCCAAGTGACATGGCACTACAA GGATTCAGCCATCGCCTTCTCTGACCGTATAAAGAGTGGTGTGGTGGGAGAGCAGCTGTGGCTGCAGATCACAGAGCccacagagaaagacatggGCAAATATGCCATTGAGTTCAACGATGGAAAAGGTGGCCTGAGGAGGACTGTTGAGCTGTCTGGTCAAG catTTGATGATGCTTTTGCAGAATTCAAGAGACTCAA AGCTGCTGCTATTGCAGAGAGAA ATCGTGCTCGAGTAGCAGGAGGCCTGCCTGATGTGGTCACTATACAGGAGGGCAAG GCCCTCAATCTCACCTGCAACATTTCGGGCGACCCCATGCCAGAGGTCACCTGGCTGAAAAACGACAGGGAGCTCACGTCCGACGACCACTGCATCCTGAAGTTTGAGTCAGGCAAGTTTGCAAGCTTCACCATCACCGCTGTGAACACGTCGGACTCTGGCAAGTACAGCATCCTGGTGAAGAACAAGTACGGCACAGAGAGCGGGGACTTCACCGTAAGTGTCTTCATCCCTGAAGAGGCGGGCggcaagaaaaaataa